The following DNA comes from Methanosarcina vacuolata Z-761.
TTGTATCATTGTTTAATGGAATGCGGGTTCTGATCCTTCTTGGCGTTGATTGGAAAGAAGTCCGCTCTCGATGGATCGAAACACTACAAAATTTATTTGGAATTATAAAAAAAGGAAAGCAGGCAGAGTGCCCCAGGGATTGTAAAAGATTTGAAGCTTGCAACATTGCACCAAAAGCATGAATGTAATCTTCTCAGGAAAAGTTCCTACTTAAGTATAGTAGTCCCATTGAAAAACTCCCCTGAAGATATCGCAAATGTAATGTCTTATTTGGGTAGAGAGGCTTTCTGATGTACTTCCATATCCAACACTTTCTCCATTTGCAGATTCAATATTCTTGCCACTCTCATAGTCAGTATCCTTCCCGTCATCAGACTCAGTGTTTTTTCCACCTTCATACTCAGTGCCTTCTCTATTATTCGCCAACTTAACTAACCATGCGTTCCCGTTTTTAACGCCCGCAGCTACATATCCACCATCTGAAGTCTGTTGAACGGAATATAGCGTGCAATTAGAAAATATTTTCATCCACTCCTGATTACCTTCACTGTCTGTCTTAAGTATGAAAGCAGCACCTTCAGTACCATAGGAACAGAATTCGGTGTACCTACCAGTCAATAAATAGCCATCATCAGAAGTCACCGAAAGAGAAAACGCAGAATCATCCAGTGGTCCACCAAAGGTCTTGTTCCATTGCTCTTGACCATATTCATCAGTCTTGATAAGCCATATGTCATAATTACTGTTTGTTTCATTTAGATTGACTTCACTGGCAACTACATATCCGCCATTTGGAGCCTGTTTGGCAGAACTTAACAACGGATCTAACGTTTCGGAACTATTCTTTTTACCAAAAGTATTATTCCACTGCTGGATACCATTTATGTCATATTTAGTTAATCTGATATCAGCATCAATTATAAGCAAATCGAATTCACTTCCAACTTCATACTCAACCATATCCCCAACTATGTATCCTCCATCAAAGGTACGTTCAGCTCTATACTGAAGGTAATCTTCGTGAGTAATATTATCAGAAATTTTATCCCACATTTTATTTCCATTCTTGTCGGTCTTAATCAGCCAGGGTTCACCATAACCAGAAGGAAATGTGTAACCTGAGAGCACGTAACCACCATCTGAAGTTTGTCGGGTGAAATATCCTCCATCAAAATAAGTTCCCCCGTAAGTTTTATTCCACTGCATATTCCCACTTTTATCAACCTTGATAAGCCAGGCGTCCGGACAACCTTCTGTACCTTTGCCGTATGAAGCCGTTGTGCCTGCCACTATATACCCTCCCTCTGAAGTCTGTTGAATGCACCAGGCACTATCTTCACCATTTCCACCAAAAGATCTGTTCCATTGTTCTGCAGGTTCTTCTACAGCTGCCACATTTGATACCTGTAAAAACAGAACTAAAAAAAGAAAAATTTGAAAGATTATATATTCAACATTTTTAATCACTGTGCTTCCCTCAAAAAACAACTGTAACAGATAAGTCATGACTTTTGATTAAATATTTAAAGAGTTTTCTCTAAATATGAATGTTGCGGATTATTAATATATTAATATTAAGGGAAAACTTAGGTTTAGAGACCTGTTCCAGACCTATGGATCGGGTAATTTTCAGAGTGTTGTCAAAACTGGACTTTGAGACATAAAACTTAAGCTCCACAACCAAAAACCTGCCATCAAGTTTAAGGTGGAAAGCAATTTAGAAGAGAAAGAATGCAAACCAATGTTATACATTTTTAAATTTGAGCATATTATTCTAATACATAGTCATATTTGTTTAAAATATAATATATTTAGATAAACAGAGCATTTATAAAAATACTTATTTAGCACTAAATTCCTGTACACATAAGTACATCAAAGGACAGATTAATAACAGAAAAGCAATTATTGTGGAATTCGGTAGATAAGATGGATTACGTACACGGATATTCTAATAGAGAGAATTCTAGACTTTGTGATCAGGCAAATGCACTCACTGAGCTATTACATCATGATACTATATACCCTCCAGGAAGTAAAGTGCTTGAAGCTGGCTGCGGTGTGGGCGCACAAACAGTCATACTTAGCAGAAATAGCCCCGAAGCCAGCATTACATCAATTGATATTTCAGATGAATCAGTTGAAAAAGCAAGACAATTGGCTGAAAAAGAGGGGGTGAAGAATGTTGATTTTCAGGTAGCTAGTATCTTCGATCTACCCTATGAAGACGAGACTTTCGACCATATTTTCATATGCTTTGTACTTGAACACCTTAAAAATCCTCTTGATGCCTTATTGTCAGTTAAGAGGGTACTTAAAAAAGAGGGTACGATAACTGTCATAGAGGGTGATCACGGTTCAAGCTATTTCTACCCCAGGAGCGATGAAGCTATGCAAGCAATAAAGTGTCTGATTGATTTTCAGGAACTTTTGGGGGGCAATTCTCTTATAGGCAGAGAAATTTATCCGCTATTAAATCGGACTGGTTTTAAAAACGTAATTGTCTCCCCCAGAATGGTATATGTTGATTCGAGTAAACCCGATCTGGTAGAGGGATTTACGAAAAATACTTTCACTGCGATGGTCGAGGGTGTCAGGAAGCAGGCGCTGGAACTAAAGATGATCGACGAAAAAACGTGGAATAAAGGCATTAACGACCTCTACCGGACAGCCGGGCAAGAAGGCACGTTTTGTTATACCTTTTTTAAAGGCACAGCTATTAAATAATCTCGCCATAGGTCTGTGCTTTCTTGACTCTTTTTGCCAGTATGAAGTCGATCAACTAAGAGATTGTGCAAGGTTTTTAACCAGGCAAACTTATAATTGTTTATTTAAACTTTACTTTCAAAGAAGTGCGATTTTTGCTTGGATTTCTCCTCAAAACCACTATCAGATGCCTTTTCATTTCTCTTTAATTTGTTGATCCTAACTACTAAATTCACTTTAAAAGGTCTAATACTAACGATTTAATTGGAAAAGTATTTATAAATGTTGATCCTAATTAAAGAGTATGGTATTTTTGAGAAAGAAACTTATCAAAGGCAAACCTTACTGGTACATTGTAGAAGCTGCCAGGGTTAACGGAAAGGTAAAGACTGTTTTTCAGATTTATCTGGGTAGTGCAGAAAAAATACTTGAAATGAAAAAACAATGTGAATCGATGCCTTATGATAAACTTAAGTCTTTTGAGTACGGCAAGCTTGCCGCACTC
Coding sequences within:
- a CDS encoding class I SAM-dependent methyltransferase, with product MDYVHGYSNRENSRLCDQANALTELLHHDTIYPPGSKVLEAGCGVGAQTVILSRNSPEASITSIDISDESVEKARQLAEKEGVKNVDFQVASIFDLPYEDETFDHIFICFVLEHLKNPLDALLSVKRVLKKEGTITVIEGDHGSSYFYPRSDEAMQAIKCLIDFQELLGGNSLIGREIYPLLNRTGFKNVIVSPRMVYVDSSKPDLVEGFTKNTFTAMVEGVRKQALELKMIDEKTWNKGINDLYRTAGQEGTFCYTFFKGTAIK